In one window of Deinococcus sp. HSC-46F16 DNA:
- a CDS encoding DUF805 domain-containing protein, with the protein MNDYLNVLRNHYADFRGRARRREYWMFTLVNAIIAFVLGVIDGVMGLNLGDGSQPVGLLGLIYSLVVLVPGLAVSVRRLHDTGRSGWWLLIGLIPFVGAIVLLIFTVSDSQPGPNRWGPNPKGQGANAAVDW; encoded by the coding sequence ATGAACGACTATCTCAACGTGCTTCGCAACCACTACGCCGATTTCCGGGGCCGGGCAAGACGGCGCGAGTACTGGATGTTCACCCTGGTCAACGCCATCATTGCCTTTGTCTTGGGAGTGATAGATGGGGTGATGGGGTTGAATCTGGGCGATGGGAGCCAGCCGGTGGGTCTTCTCGGTTTGATCTACAGCCTGGTTGTGCTGGTGCCGGGTCTGGCAGTCTCGGTTCGCCGCCTTCACGATACAGGCCGGAGCGGCTGGTGGCTGCTGATTGGTCTGATTCCATTTGTCGGGGCCATCGTCCTGCTGATCTTTACCGTGTCGGACAGTCAGCCTGGTCCTAACCGCTGGGGACCCAACCCCAAGGGCCAGGGGGCGAACGCCGCAGTCGACTGGTAA
- a CDS encoding glutaredoxin domain-containing protein has protein sequence MIKMYTTSWCPDCVAAKRALTQKGLAYEEINIEQDEGAAEYVMSVNGGKRSVPTLVSGDVAHSLSGFRPQKLDAFLAEAGL, from the coding sequence ATGATCAAGATGTACACGACGAGCTGGTGTCCCGACTGCGTGGCGGCCAAGCGGGCGCTGACCCAGAAGGGCCTCGCCTACGAGGAGATCAACATCGAGCAGGACGAGGGGGCGGCCGAGTACGTCATGAGCGTCAACGGCGGCAAGCGCAGCGTGCCCACGCTCGTCAGCGGCGACGTGGCCCACAGCCTCAGCGGCTTCCGCCCGCAGAAGCTCGACGCCTTCCTGGCCGAAGCCGGGCTGTAA
- the infC gene encoding translation initiation factor IF-3 — MMKIAKEHKVNEQIRVRQIRLIGAEGEQVGIIDTRDAMAMAREKGLDLVMVSPQAVPPVCRLLDYGRFRYEQQQNEKENRKRARAQEVKAIKFRVKIDDHDFNTKAGHVRRFLEDGHKVKVTIMFRGRERTHPELGERILHRVADTLADVGTPEGMPSMMGMDMNMIMAPKAAPKAKPSEGRAEDTQAAETPTPAGEAAASPAPSA; from the coding sequence GTGATGAAAATAGCGAAAGAACACAAGGTCAACGAGCAGATTCGCGTCCGTCAGATTCGTCTGATCGGTGCGGAGGGCGAGCAGGTGGGGATCATTGACACGCGCGACGCGATGGCGATGGCGCGCGAAAAGGGCCTTGACCTCGTGATGGTCAGCCCACAAGCCGTGCCGCCCGTCTGCCGCCTGCTCGACTATGGCCGCTTCCGCTACGAGCAGCAGCAAAACGAGAAGGAAAACCGCAAGCGTGCCCGCGCACAGGAAGTCAAGGCGATCAAGTTCCGCGTCAAGATTGACGACCACGACTTCAACACCAAGGCCGGACACGTCCGCCGCTTCCTCGAAGACGGCCACAAGGTCAAGGTCACCATCATGTTCCGTGGCCGCGAGCGCACCCACCCCGAACTCGGGGAGCGCATCCTGCACCGCGTCGCCGACACGCTGGCCGACGTGGGTACCCCCGAGGGCATGCCCTCCATGATGGGCATGGACATGAACATGATCATGGCCCCCAAGGCGGCTCCCAAGGCCAAGCCCAGCGAGGGCCGCGCCGAGGACACGCAGGCCGCCGAAACTCCGACCCCCGCCGGAGAAGCTGCGGCCAGTCCGGCCCCAAGCGCGTAA
- a CDS encoding amylo-alpha-1,6-glucosidase: protein MTFSPAASRSYGPLQARDPNLEVLLTDGLGGFALSSLAGVPTRCYSGLAVSHQPPVDRWQHLVSPLERVETGQGEVTLHALELAPNVFEGNGLTWLAGVTLRDLLPEREQLVGGVRVRRRSFMPRHSGAVVFLYEVEAREAVTLTLGGFFADRDMHHTHERAPELTFGVEGTRGVVRGTRETGVSLHAPGAAVEGLTPRPFTQRVYFRHDEARGEPEYERVVGAALWRVTLPPGGGQVALVVGGLGGEVPDPWAAYDTEATRRRALVEQAWEATGLPGDDLVATLTVAADAYLVQRGEAGLSVIAGYPWFADWGRDTMIALTGLTLTTGRHAEARALLETFLTTLRRGLTPNNFLEDGTGAGYNTVDGALWLAVALERYVGATNDLAFAREALPRLRELLEWHVRGTDHGIRVDPGDSLLLAGEPGVQLTWMDVKIADWVVTPRHGKPVEIQGLWLAALGAEGRLAAQLDEAPQFAALLTQAQASFAAFLADDFPADTLSPEGEADPSIRPNALIALALPDTPATPAQVEGAVRRAEAELLTPLGLHTLSPLDPRFRGNYGGDQLVRDAAYHQGTVWPWPLGAYIDLLLSRGEVDRARAALRGLTGHMGEAGVGHVSEVFSGGSLRPGGCPFQAWSVAELLRAHVAVARAERGASVP from the coding sequence ATGACCTTCTCACCTGCCGCGTCCCGGTCTTACGGTCCCCTTCAGGCCCGCGATCCCAACCTCGAAGTGCTGCTCACCGACGGCCTGGGCGGCTTCGCGCTGAGCAGCCTCGCCGGGGTACCCACCCGCTGCTACTCGGGGCTGGCGGTCAGTCACCAGCCCCCGGTGGACCGCTGGCAGCACCTCGTCTCGCCGCTGGAGAGGGTAGAGACAGGCCAGGGCGAGGTGACCCTGCACGCGCTGGAACTGGCCCCGAACGTCTTCGAGGGCAATGGCCTGACCTGGCTCGCGGGCGTGACGTTGCGCGACCTGCTGCCCGAGCGCGAACAACTCGTGGGCGGCGTGCGGGTGCGGCGGCGGAGCTTCATGCCCCGGCACTCGGGAGCGGTGGTCTTCCTGTACGAGGTAGAAGCGCGGGAGGCGGTCACGCTGACCCTGGGCGGCTTTTTCGCGGACCGGGACATGCACCACACGCATGAGCGGGCGCCGGAGCTGACCTTCGGGGTGGAGGGGACGCGGGGCGTGGTGCGCGGCACGCGGGAGACGGGGGTGAGCCTCCACGCCCCCGGTGCGGCGGTAGAAGGCCTGACGCCCCGGCCCTTTACCCAGCGCGTCTACTTCCGGCACGACGAGGCGCGGGGCGAACCGGAATACGAGCGCGTGGTGGGCGCGGCGCTGTGGCGGGTGACGCTGCCTCCGGGTGGGGGCCAGGTGGCGCTGGTCGTGGGGGGCCTGGGGGGGGAAGTGCCTGACCCCTGGGCCGCCTACGACACGGAGGCCACGCGGCGCCGGGCACTGGTGGAGCAGGCGTGGGAGGCGACGGGGCTGCCCGGCGACGACCTCGTCGCCACCCTCACCGTGGCCGCCGACGCTTACCTCGTGCAGCGTGGCGAGGCGGGGCTGAGCGTGATCGCGGGCTACCCGTGGTTCGCGGACTGGGGGCGCGACACCATGATCGCGCTGACCGGCCTGACCCTCACGACCGGGCGGCACGCCGAGGCCCGCGCCCTGCTGGAGACGTTCCTGACGACCCTGCGCCGGGGCCTGACGCCCAACAACTTTCTGGAGGACGGCACGGGCGCCGGATACAACACGGTGGACGGGGCTTTGTGGCTGGCGGTGGCCCTAGAGCGGTATGTGGGGGCGACGAATGACCTCGCCTTCGCACGGGAGGCGCTGCCCCGCCTGCGCGAACTGCTGGAGTGGCACGTGCGCGGCACCGACCACGGCATCCGGGTGGATCCAGGGGACAGCCTGCTCCTCGCTGGGGAACCGGGGGTGCAGCTCACCTGGATGGACGTGAAGATCGCCGACTGGGTGGTCACCCCCCGCCACGGCAAGCCGGTCGAGATTCAGGGGCTGTGGCTCGCGGCACTGGGGGCCGAGGGGCGGCTCGCGGCGCAACTGGACGAGGCTCCCCAGTTCGCCGCTCTGCTCACCCAGGCGCAGGCCAGCTTCGCGGCGTTCCTGGCAGACGACTTTCCCGCCGACACCCTCTCCCCGGAGGGCGAGGCCGATCCCAGCATCCGCCCGAATGCCCTGATCGCACTGGCCCTGCCCGACACGCCCGCCACCCCCGCGCAGGTGGAAGGGGCGGTGCGGCGGGCCGAGGCCGAGTTGCTGACCCCGCTGGGGCTGCACACCCTCAGCCCGCTGGACCCGCGTTTCCGGGGCAACTACGGTGGCGACCAGCTTGTGCGCGACGCCGCCTATCACCAGGGAACGGTCTGGCCGTGGCCGCTGGGGGCTTATATCGACCTCCTGCTCTCACGGGGCGAGGTGGACCGCGCCCGCGCGGCGCTGCGGGGGTTGACGGGCCATATGGGGGAGGCGGGCGTGGGCCATGTCAGCGAGGTGTTTTCCGGCGGCAGCCTGCGTCCCGGCGGGTGCCCCTTTCAGGCCTGGAGCGTCGCCGAGTTGCTGCGGGCACATGTGGCGGTGGCGCGGGCGGAGCGGGGAGCGTCCGTCCCATAA
- a CDS encoding NUDIX domain-containing protein: protein METLALPPQATQVGLAVDVAAFAMHGGELQVLLVQRGELPHAHAWALPGGFVHPGEDLHEAALRELRTETSVTLEPRHLEQFYTFGAPGRDPRGRIVSVAHLAVLAHGTVDVTGGGHTLGAGWFPAHRPPALAFDHAAILTRALGRLRVRLEYAHLALEFLPDTFTLPELQRVHEAILDRPLDKRNFRKRLLAQGLLVPSGERRSGPGRPAQLYRRAKGARAAAL from the coding sequence ATGGAGACACTTGCCCTGCCGCCCCAGGCGACCCAGGTTGGCCTGGCGGTGGACGTGGCGGCCTTTGCCATGCACGGGGGCGAGTTGCAGGTGCTGCTCGTACAGCGCGGCGAACTGCCCCATGCCCACGCCTGGGCGCTGCCCGGCGGTTTCGTCCACCCCGGCGAGGACCTGCACGAGGCGGCGCTGCGCGAGTTGCGCACCGAAACCTCGGTGACGCTGGAGCCCCGGCACCTCGAGCAGTTCTATACCTTCGGGGCGCCGGGCCGGGACCCGCGCGGGCGCATCGTGTCCGTCGCGCACCTCGCGGTCCTCGCGCACGGCACGGTGGATGTGACGGGCGGTGGGCACACGCTGGGGGCAGGGTGGTTCCCGGCGCACCGTCCGCCCGCCCTCGCCTTCGACCACGCCGCGATCCTGACGCGGGCACTGGGGCGGTTGCGGGTGCGGCTGGAATACGCGCACCTGGCGCTGGAATTCCTGCCTGACACCTTCACCTTGCCCGAGTTACAGCGGGTCCACGAGGCGATTCTCGACCGGCCCCTCGACAAGCGCAATTTCCGCAAGCGGTTGCTGGCGCAGGGGCTGCTCGTGCCCAGCGGCGAGCGGCGCAGCGGTCCAGGCCGCCCCGCGCAGCTCTACCGCCGGGCGAAGGGGGCGAGGGCGGCGGCGCTGTAG
- a CDS encoding YbaB/EbfC family nucleoid-associated protein, whose protein sequence is MDMKKLMKQMQQAQVAAAKIQENLAAQSVEGTASGLVTVTMNGHGKVTALKIKPEAVDADDVEALEDLLLVALQDASAKADALQQDATRGLGLPGF, encoded by the coding sequence ATGGACATGAAGAAGCTCATGAAGCAGATGCAGCAGGCGCAGGTCGCCGCCGCCAAGATTCAGGAAAACCTCGCCGCGCAGTCGGTAGAGGGCACGGCGAGCGGGCTGGTGACCGTCACCATGAACGGGCACGGCAAGGTGACCGCCCTGAAGATCAAGCCCGAAGCGGTGGACGCGGACGACGTGGAGGCCCTGGAAGACCTGCTGCTCGTGGCCCTGCAAGACGCCTCGGCCAAGGCCGACGCCCTCCAGCAGGACGCGACGCGCGGGCTGGGGCTGCCCGGCTTCTGA
- the recR gene encoding recombination mediator RecR, whose product MKYPPSLVALIRELSRLPGIGPKSAQRLAFHLFEQPREDIERLAGALLSAKRELHTCPICFNITDAERCDVCSDPSRDQQIICVVEEPGDVIAIERSGEYRGLYHVLHGVLSPMNGVGPERLHIRPLLPRVGEGMEVILATGTTVEGDATALYLQRLLEPLGAVVSRIAYGLPVGGALEYADEVTLGRALSGRRRVSEAAAPPLRKPEDEGPEPTSAPF is encoded by the coding sequence ATGAAGTACCCACCCAGTCTGGTCGCCCTGATCCGGGAACTGTCGCGCCTGCCGGGGATCGGCCCCAAGAGTGCCCAGCGGCTGGCTTTTCACCTGTTCGAGCAGCCGCGCGAGGACATCGAGCGGCTGGCCGGGGCGTTGCTCTCGGCCAAGCGCGAACTGCACACCTGCCCGATCTGCTTCAACATCACCGACGCCGAGCGCTGCGACGTGTGCAGCGACCCCTCCCGCGACCAGCAGATCATCTGCGTGGTCGAGGAACCCGGCGACGTGATCGCCATCGAGCGCAGCGGTGAGTACCGGGGCCTCTACCACGTGCTGCACGGGGTCCTGAGCCCGATGAACGGGGTCGGCCCCGAGCGGCTGCATATCCGGCCCCTGCTGCCGCGTGTGGGGGAGGGCATGGAGGTCATCCTGGCGACCGGGACCACCGTGGAGGGCGACGCCACCGCGCTCTATCTGCAACGGCTGCTTGAACCGCTGGGCGCGGTCGTGAGCCGCATCGCCTACGGCCTCCCGGTGGGCGGGGCGCTGGAATACGCCGACGAGGTGACGTTGGGCCGGGCACTCAGCGGACGGCGCCGGGTCAGCGAGGCCGCCGCGCCCCCGCTCCGCAAGCCGGAAGACGAGGGACCCGAGCCGACCTCCGCCCCATTCTGA
- a CDS encoding GNAT family N-acetyltransferase encodes MNAPVTPAPTDEWFRPVPLTGRHVTLVPLTEAHAADLHAGADEGTYALLSRGGPEPQTVEGWAEYITRLNALPARLNWAVLMNGRAAGRISYSEVRPADRWVEIGTMLVPAAQGTAANPEAKLLLLSRAFGELGANRVQFKVDARNARSLRAMEKLGAVREGTLRQYQVRPDGFARDSVVFSVLRGEWPEVRAGLEARLASR; translated from the coding sequence ATGAACGCCCCGGTGACGCCCGCCCCGACCGACGAGTGGTTCCGGCCTGTGCCCCTCACCGGGCGGCATGTCACGCTGGTGCCGCTGACGGAAGCGCACGCCGCCGACCTCCACGCGGGGGCGGACGAGGGGACCTACGCGCTGCTCTCGCGGGGTGGGCCGGAACCGCAGACGGTGGAGGGGTGGGCCGAGTACATCACCCGGCTCAACGCCTTGCCCGCCCGCCTGAACTGGGCGGTCTTGATGAACGGACGGGCCGCAGGCCGCATCAGCTACAGCGAGGTCCGGCCCGCCGACCGCTGGGTCGAGATCGGCACCATGCTGGTCCCCGCCGCGCAGGGCACCGCCGCCAACCCGGAGGCCAAACTGTTGCTGCTGAGCCGCGCCTTTGGGGAGCTGGGCGCGAACCGCGTGCAGTTCAAGGTGGACGCCCGCAATGCCCGCAGCCTGCGGGCGATGGAGAAGCTGGGCGCGGTGCGCGAGGGCACCCTGCGGCAGTACCAGGTGCGTCCCGACGGATTCGCCCGCGACAGCGTGGTCTTCAGCGTGCTGCGCGGCGAGTGGCCGGAGGTGCGGGCGGGACTGGAGGCGCGGCTGGCCTCGCGGTAA
- a CDS encoding TetR/AcrR family transcriptional regulator — protein sequence MARRVNPIQDRARRAALERAAYFAIYERGYADVTLADIARHAGVSKGTLAYHFGSRAGLLAAVMRRFTRTVTVATRRALRQAPSPEAKLRSYVDNQFYGVENTRRFYTVSLDFLAAATRDPELMAVQRDFLRETLALDLELARLGGEEGAGERARLLRALVEGLSVRFLADPEPDLGAYRAECLRGLRALLGWPPAR from the coding sequence ATGGCCCGCCGCGTCAACCCCATTCAGGACCGCGCCCGCCGCGCCGCCCTGGAACGGGCCGCGTATTTTGCGATCTACGAGCGCGGCTACGCGGACGTGACGCTGGCCGACATCGCCCGGCACGCGGGGGTCAGCAAGGGCACGCTGGCTTACCACTTCGGGAGCCGGGCGGGGCTGCTCGCCGCCGTCATGCGCCGCTTTACCCGCACGGTCACGGTCGCCACCCGCCGGGCGCTGCGCCAGGCCCCCTCCCCCGAGGCCAAGCTGCGCTCGTACGTGGACAACCAGTTCTACGGGGTGGAAAACACCCGGCGCTTCTACACGGTGTCCCTCGACTTTCTGGCCGCCGCCACCCGCGACCCCGAGCTGATGGCGGTGCAGCGCGACTTTCTGCGCGAGACGCTGGCCCTCGACCTCGAACTCGCGCGACTGGGGGGCGAGGAAGGGGCCGGGGAAAGGGCGCGGCTGCTGCGGGCGCTCGTCGAGGGCCTCAGCGTGCGCTTTCTGGCCGACCCGGAGCCGGACCTGGGGGCGTACCGGGCTGAGTGCCTGCGGGGGTTGCGGGCGCTGCTGGGCTGGCCTCCGGCTCGCTGA
- a CDS encoding helical backbone metal receptor produces MRLASLTASNSDILAALGAAGQVVAVDSHSDAPGMEGAVRVGPDLDIDVGAVAAARPDLVLASLSVPGMERVVAELEREGLPTLVLDPVSVGDTLVDIRTIAAAIGCPERGAAVADALRDELSRLIRPFARPPRVLVEWWPRPIIAATRESWVTDLLAGLGAVNALGDRAGRSSPLTLEEVRAARPDLIVCSWCGAKKLRPELIEARGLGVPVVAVPESGLGRPGPRLVEGARQIAAALAAFSEPEASPAAPATPAGTQPGTPPGPAPGRPESAR; encoded by the coding sequence GTGCGCCTCGCCTCCCTGACCGCCTCCAACTCGGACATTCTCGCGGCCCTGGGCGCGGCGGGACAGGTCGTCGCCGTGGACAGTCACAGCGACGCGCCCGGCATGGAGGGGGCGGTCCGGGTCGGCCCCGACCTCGACATCGACGTGGGGGCGGTCGCGGCGGCGCGGCCCGACCTCGTGCTCGCCAGCCTCAGCGTGCCGGGGATGGAGCGGGTGGTCGCGGAGCTGGAGCGGGAGGGGCTGCCCACCCTGGTCCTCGACCCCGTGAGTGTCGGGGATACTCTGGTCGACATCCGGACCATCGCAGCGGCCATCGGCTGCCCGGAGCGGGGCGCGGCGGTCGCGGATGCACTGAGGGACGAACTCTCCCGCCTCATCCGACCCTTCGCCCGGCCTCCCCGCGTGCTCGTGGAGTGGTGGCCCCGGCCCATCATCGCGGCGACCCGCGAGTCATGGGTGACGGACCTGCTCGCCGGGCTGGGCGCCGTGAACGCGCTGGGGGACCGGGCGGGCCGCAGTTCACCCCTCACGCTGGAGGAGGTGCGGGCGGCGCGGCCCGACCTGATCGTCTGCTCGTGGTGCGGGGCGAAAAAGCTGCGCCCGGAGCTGATCGAGGCGCGGGGGCTGGGGGTGCCGGTGGTCGCGGTGCCGGAGAGTGGGTTGGGTCGCCCCGGTCCCCGGCTGGTGGAGGGAGCGCGGCAGATCGCGGCGGCGCTCGCGGCCTTCAGCGAGCCGGAGGCCAGCCCAGCAGCGCCCGCAACCCCCGCAGGCACTCAGCCCGGTACGCCCCCAGGTCCGGCTCCGGGTCGGCCAGAAAGCGCACGCTGA
- a CDS encoding group III truncated hemoglobin, whose protein sequence is MPGALLSSLPLPDWPTEPVTPEALPGAAGLLLPHDGEPVADVRERPDRWALLALASEARRRGVPTLAWGTGAALAGRVLGAHVRPGGPAGEWAGAPHGAVVHAWEGELPLHWTHGSLTAWAGPTLPTEHKAAFLVALEEAPPRLPATPLEAIGGEAALRPLLADFYARARVDEVLGPIFAAHVTDWDAHLERVTAFWVTMLGGGPAWRGNLNHVHAGLGIRGAHLERWLALFGEAARAHLPPEATDLLLTRAGAMGARLGNRPRPGRVG, encoded by the coding sequence ATGCCCGGTGCCCTGCTCTCTTCCCTCCCACTGCCGGACTGGCCCACCGAGCCCGTCACCCCGGAGGCGCTGCCGGGTGCGGCGGGTCTGCTGCTCCCGCACGACGGTGAGCCGGTGGCCGACGTGCGGGAGAGGCCCGACCGCTGGGCGCTGCTGGCGCTGGCGTCGGAGGCCCGGCGCCGGGGCGTGCCCACCCTTGCCTGGGGAACGGGCGCGGCGCTCGCGGGGCGGGTGCTGGGGGCACACGTGCGGCCCGGTGGCCCGGCCGGGGAATGGGCGGGGGCACCGCACGGGGCAGTCGTCCACGCCTGGGAGGGAGAACTGCCCCTCCACTGGACCCACGGTTCCCTGACCGCCTGGGCCGGGCCGACCCTCCCGACCGAACATAAGGCGGCGTTTCTGGTGGCGTTGGAGGAAGCTCCTCCCCGCCTCCCGGCGACCCCGTTGGAGGCAATCGGCGGCGAGGCGGCGCTGCGGCCCCTGCTGGCCGACTTCTACGCACGGGCACGGGTGGACGAGGTGCTGGGCCCTATCTTCGCCGCGCACGTCACCGACTGGGACGCCCACCTGGAGCGCGTGACGGCCTTCTGGGTCACGATGCTGGGGGGCGGTCCAGCGTGGCGGGGGAACCTCAACCATGTCCACGCGGGGCTGGGCATCCGGGGAGCCCATCTGGAGCGCTGGCTGGCCCTGTTCGGGGAGGCGGCGCGGGCGCACCTGCCGCCCGAAGCGACCGACCTTCTCTTAACCCGCGCCGGGGCGATGGGGGCGCGGCTGGGGAACCGTCCCCGGCCGGGGCGCGTAGGCTAG
- a CDS encoding S49 family peptidase, producing the protein MVNIPFLPRSGDPLPDGVTRPTWVILDLHGSYPARQPSNPIQALLNRTETLEALEARAEKLRGAEWLHGVLVRFSEFTASPATAHAIRGILSRLAGEKRVVAFLPQLTMTGLIAASGAREVVSPESADVMVPGFGLEQTFLGEFLRKSGIEFENLRIREYKAALTRYSQDHMDDANREQLTAYLHGLESAWARDLAAARGVSEDVARTWLTGDLTSAHGAREAGLIDRVAYEDDLIGPGTRPMAAVLDLLMPKKPSNPKAGRVAVVSLVGTIVTGKSRNNPLPLPLLGGPQAGSDTVVAALRHAKKDKTTKAIVLYVDSGGGSALASDLIWREVATSDKPVVAVMGEYAASGGYYVLTHAKHVVASPYTLTGSIGVVSGKPVLRDFNARHGLRPEAVGRERALMYTASRPFSEDEREHVKRGISEVYDRFISRVAEGRKLTTERVNEIGRGRIWSGLDALELGLIDELGDLQTGLARARELAGLPHDAPVWNAAPAKTGPFPEFAQEAADAARVSVWPFGRERVLTWFDQEVKVR; encoded by the coding sequence ATGGTCAACATTCCCTTTCTGCCCCGGTCCGGCGATCCGCTGCCGGACGGCGTGACCCGGCCGACCTGGGTGATTCTCGACCTGCACGGAAGCTACCCGGCGCGGCAACCGAGTAACCCCATCCAGGCGCTGCTCAACCGCACCGAGACGCTGGAGGCGCTGGAAGCCCGCGCCGAGAAGCTGCGCGGCGCCGAGTGGCTGCACGGCGTCCTCGTGCGCTTCTCCGAGTTCACGGCCTCGCCTGCGACCGCACACGCGATTCGGGGCATCCTCTCGCGGCTGGCGGGGGAAAAGCGGGTCGTGGCCTTCCTGCCGCAGCTCACCATGACTGGGCTGATCGCGGCGAGCGGCGCCCGTGAAGTCGTCTCGCCCGAGTCGGCGGACGTGATGGTGCCGGGCTTCGGACTGGAGCAGACCTTCCTGGGCGAGTTCCTGCGCAAGAGCGGCATCGAGTTCGAGAACCTGCGCATCCGCGAGTACAAGGCGGCCCTGACCCGCTACTCGCAAGACCACATGGACGACGCCAACCGCGAGCAGCTCACGGCGTACCTGCACGGGCTGGAATCGGCCTGGGCGCGTGACCTCGCGGCGGCCCGTGGGGTCAGCGAGGACGTGGCCCGCACGTGGCTGACCGGCGACCTGACGAGCGCCCACGGGGCACGGGAGGCGGGCCTGATCGACCGCGTGGCCTACGAAGACGACCTGATCGGCCCCGGCACCCGGCCGATGGCGGCGGTCCTCGACCTGCTGATGCCCAAGAAGCCGAGCAACCCCAAGGCCGGGCGGGTCGCCGTCGTGTCGCTGGTGGGCACCATCGTCACCGGCAAGAGCAGGAACAATCCCCTCCCTCTGCCGCTGCTGGGCGGCCCGCAGGCGGGGTCCGACACCGTGGTCGCGGCGCTGCGGCACGCCAAGAAGGACAAGACGACCAAGGCCATCGTCCTGTACGTGGACAGCGGCGGCGGGTCGGCCCTGGCCTCCGACCTGATCTGGCGCGAGGTGGCAACCTCCGACAAGCCCGTCGTCGCCGTGATGGGCGAGTACGCGGCGAGCGGCGGCTATTACGTGCTGACGCACGCCAAGCACGTGGTCGCCAGCCCGTACACCCTCACGGGCAGCATCGGCGTGGTGAGCGGCAAGCCCGTGCTGCGCGACTTCAATGCCCGCCACGGCCTCAGGCCCGAGGCGGTGGGCCGCGAGCGGGCACTGATGTACACGGCCTCGCGCCCCTTTTCGGAGGACGAGCGCGAGCACGTCAAGCGCGGCATCTCGGAGGTCTACGACCGCTTTATCAGCCGGGTGGCCGAGGGCCGCAAACTGACCACCGAGCGCGTCAACGAGATCGGCCGGGGCCGCATCTGGAGCGGGCTGGACGCACTGGAGCTGGGCCTGATCGACGAGCTGGGCGACCTCCAGACCGGACTTGCCCGCGCCCGCGAGCTGGCGGGCCTGCCCCACGATGCCCCTGTCTGGAACGCCGCCCCCGCCAAGACCGGCCCCTTCCCCGAGTTCGCGCAGGAAGCCGCCGACGCCGCCCGCGTGTCCGTGTGGCCCTTTGGCCGCGAGCGGGTGCTGACGTGGTTCGATCAGGAAGTGAAGGTGCGGTAA
- a CDS encoding OsmC family protein: MHISALVQNSAGHHEVTLRTEGHVQSLAVPPRPSGFGSAVNGGELLFLALATCYCNDVYREAARRGLTVGRVEVEVSGDFGSEGEPARNVTYRVRVTTPHDEAEVRELLLHTDQVAEIQNTLRAGVPVTLTDVQVEPS; this comes from the coding sequence ATGCACATCAGCGCCCTGGTGCAGAACAGCGCAGGCCACCATGAGGTCACCCTGCGGACGGAGGGGCACGTTCAGTCCCTGGCCGTCCCGCCCCGGCCCAGCGGCTTCGGCTCGGCGGTCAATGGCGGCGAGCTGCTGTTTCTCGCCCTGGCGACCTGCTACTGCAACGACGTGTACCGGGAGGCAGCCAGGCGCGGCCTGACAGTGGGTCGGGTGGAGGTGGAAGTCTCGGGCGACTTCGGGAGCGAGGGTGAACCGGCCCGGAACGTGACCTACCGCGTCCGGGTCACCACGCCGCACGACGAGGCCGAGGTACGGGAGCTGCTACTACACACCGACCAGGTCGCTGAGATTCAGAACACCCTCCGGGCCGGGGTACCCGTGACGCTGACGGACGTGCAGGTCGAGCCTAGTTAG